Genomic window (Plasmodium knowlesi strain H genome assembly, chromosome: 9):
CTCGACCCACCTCTTCGGATGCTTCAATACCTGCAGCGTCTCATGCTCGCGGGAGTACTTCACAATTTTGtacttgtaaaaaaattcacacttGAGGgggagagaggaaaaaacgtTGTCAATTTTCTCATGCTCATCTGAAAAGTAGTCAGAATTCTGTTCCGAAAAAACTTCATCCTTCAAAAAGGTGGAAGcataattttcaattttgtcggattctttttttctcttataaGTTTTGTAAGTATTTAATTCTAGTCCAAACTTAGTACCTCGGTCATATAATAAATTGAACTCTGTGTATCTGCCTCGACATACACGTTGCCAATTAAGCATGTTGTCGTCATACTTACAATGAATTGTCTGGGCGAGAATATAGAGGTAGGATTTACGAAAATTTATGATGCACTCCTGGACAAATAGGAATATCATTCTGTAGCTGTTATCCATGATGGGGTTACAGCTGTGGCATTTACATGGCCTTTCATCCGACGGAAGTTTTTTATTCGTATGACTGTTATTATAGTTAGCATTGACGTTATTGCCATTTATGTTGCTAAGGTTCATGCTTATATTTTGCAATTCCCTCGCtttgccatttttaattttcccttttatttttgcctttaTAGTGTTGTCCAATAAATTGTCAAAAAATATCCCGCCAATCCCTCTGCTCATATTTCTGTGCCTAATTCGAAAATACATGTCACaccattttttgaaatacTTGTAAAATAAGTGATTATACTTATCGCACACTACCTTAAATGAGTGATGAAAGTGGATGAATAATTCTGGGAAAATATAACTGGGACTTAAGTCGCATCCTCCCCCAAACCAATGTTTCAAACTTCGGTAGTTACTATCTATATGACTCTTCGCAGTGCTCGCGCTACCAGCACCTGCATTTACATTGGCGATCTGTCCATTTTGGCATCCTTTATTGGTAGCGGGGTATGTGTTGGCGCTGACGCTACCGGCTACGCCAGCGTTCCTATATGCCGTATTGGTACCATTCGCAGATGgagtgtttttcttttttttacgcccGGTTTTGATGAATACTtggaaaaagcgaaaattCATATGGATGGAGGGTGCATTAGGGTTCACGGGGTGCGCAATGATAGACAACCCAGAAGCATAGTACTTGTATTTCTCTCGAACTATTTTTAACCCCCCATTGTTTATGATGCGAGAAATAACTTGGTTCAGATCTTCGGTATAACAAATTTCCTTACTATTGATGTATTCTTTATTGTATTGATTCACGCACATCTGCTTGGCAGTCTCTCTGTCAATAGTTCCATATACGCACGAGTAGTTCACGGCACATTTTTCAAATACTTGTCCATTTTCTAGGATCCTCGTTATTCCTgatcctatttttttcttcttcgagtTTTTCTTCGTCCATGTCTCTTCACGAAACTTTATTGTATCTAATGACTCGAATAAACTGCATATATTGTTCTGCTCGAGCTTTAGTAGATTTTCCCAACAGTTGCGGAATTTTTCATTGGGAGATGGCTGCATGGGAAAAATagcaaagggggggaaaagtaCAAAATTACAATGAGACATTACACATATAAGTATCCTCCTTCGAGGCGCCCTTAGCGCATAAGTCACTACCCCAGAATAATGTGCACGAGCGAACCCCCTGGTCTTCAAAGGGGCATACATCAAAATTAGAACGCGGAATTTTAGACTCGTCCTGCGTCTGCTTTGGGTTCTTGTTTATCCAGTTTGAACCTACCTCATCTTTCATTGTATATGAATTGGTGCTCATGAGGGCGTTTACGCGGGGGGAATGGGGTTGGCACCGCGGCGTGGCAGTGTTGATAGCGGGTGGGTAAAGAGGACGAAGTGAGGGAAGGTTGGAAAAATGACGATTCGCgtgcttctcccccttcccctCGCTACATCCAGCCCAGAAGAAAAACCGCTATATGAtcaaagaaacaaaaaaaggagtgctCACTGCGGATGGAGTGAtaagttaaagaaaaaaaaaaaaaaaaaacagtacaATACAACAAAAAGATACGTTAAACTAAGAACTATTCCATGtcgtagaaaaaaattgtaaaatgttTACGACCGGGTGAACCACCATCTGGATGAACAAACTTGCAAGCGTGTTTGGATAAAGCAATGCACGCTGCTGATGGTGGTGGAAAGTGCCCCTTGTAATGTTAACAAAGAAAGAGGACCCTAAATTGGGTTGCAATGTTAAGAAGATTACAAGGgggggtagaaaaaaaaaaagggaagagtaTTATAAAGGGCCCTTAAAGGGGGGGTGGAATTAGAACGGGCGGCgtcaaaaggaaaacaaagaaattaaacaaaagAATGGCAGATATAAATATGAAGTTAAAATTGTCAAAGTTGATTATGGcctacattccttttttttttttttttttttttttttttttgaatgtaAGTCCGTTGGCATTCTTGTTCCGCCAGCccgtaagaaaaaattatttcccagcttttaccaaaaaaggaaaaaaaaagaaaaaaaaaaaaaaaactgaacaaCTGGACGACGGATCAAACGGACGAGGAGCCGCAAATTCTGTtacaaataatattttcctgaAATGTTCCCAAAATGCTGAGTGCATAGGAGAGTCAGGGTCATTTTTTCTTGGTGctgctttttaaaaattgatcCCGCATCTACATATTTTCCccaggaaatgaaaaaaaaaaaaaaaaaaaaaaaaaagaaaaagaacaaatgacAAATGACATGCTCGAATAATGCATTCCTGCTACTTATACAGATATTTATAGTTTTGCTAGAGGGAACGAGGACCTAAGCGCATTTATACGTAGAAACAGCGAATAACGACGTGCGCTTTTCTCCGCTGGCATTTTTAATATTCGCCAGACGGGTTAGTAATTCTCACAGTGGGTATCATACAGCTCCATTGGAGCCATACATGacagaagggggaaatatgaTGGATAGTGAATGCATAGACTTTTGGGGCAACTGTGTGCTGAGTATCACAGGTCGGAAGCAGCCGCATCAGGGGTTGCGTGAAGCTGGGTGTGTTGTTTTTATCGGCCACTGAGCCCAGGTTGGTTTTAGTAATAAGAAGATCTTTTGGCATTTTAGGAAATTTTCATTTGGACTGCAAGATGAAGGTGAAGAGGTGGGGAAAGTGGAACTAACATGTTTATTATATGTTTTAACGGATAATGCCTCTTTGCCCCTTGTGCTGCGTTTTAACATGGGAAAAGTGCCCCTTATATGTTAAGGTTTCAAGTAATTCCTTTGGCATCCCCTTTCGATATACCTACATACGTTCATGTCGGCGTgcttctgtatttttttttcttcactcttttttttttaatttggcGAAATGCCACAGTAGGAATTTTTCGCATAGACCGTTGAGTTCACTTTGGGTGAtatgttctcttttttctgttttttctaatttttttttttgcctttatgATTTGTTCATAAATGGGCAAGGGATGATTACGATATTCCGTTCGCGAAAATGTTGCCTAATTAATGCTCATTTTAAATTCACTCTGTGTGGCATTCGTTTCTTTTTAAAGTTCAATTAGGACGGCACGAATATAATGtatggaaaattaaaaaaaaaaaaaaaaaaaaatctttcttCTCACATTATCATATAAATTGTACGCACACGTATTGGCGGTGGGTCCAATAAGGGGGCAAATCGCAGGAACATGTCGTATAAGAGCGTTAGGTGATTTTCCTGTCTTCCTTCGGATCATACATGTTAATTGGTTTATTTATTCCCCTTATTGCAATTGTACATTTTGGACATGCGCTTGTACTTCTTAATTAACTGCTTCTTGCTTTTGCTGCTTACAAGGTTTGTGTGTTCATCGATCAGCTTCATGGCTGTTCCCTTGTTTTTCGTTCTGTATATCTTGTTCGTGGTGGTACTGCGGGAAATGGGTATGAAGATGGGTAACGTTAATTTGGCACAGAAATGTACGTGACGCTCACTGTGTAGGGCCAAATTTGCACGTATGCGTGTTCCCCCCTTACTTTTGGTCCGTGGATTTAACGCACATGACAACCTTCCCCTTGTGCAATCGGAGATTTACGCCATTCTGTTTCACGAGTCCtaagagaaaggaaatagTGTAAAAGGATAATTTAGCCgcggaggggaaaggaaaaattgaagaggaacaagtatttttttttctacgcGATTGCAACTCGCAACGCATAAATACTTGCACGAACGCGCGTCGACATACCACTACTTGATGGCGTATTTTTGCATTTAATATTGTATGAGTCGCATAGGAAaattccctttcttccacttttgtttttttttaagaagcaGTTGTTCTTTTTGGTTAATTCCCAAATGAGGGCGTTGCTGACGTTTGACATTTTCTTCACAGTTTTTGttagtttcttttttttttttttttccttttttcccgaagagggttttttttatatactttTACGCTAAGAGAAAGTAATCTTTTGCTGAAACCGCGATTTTTACGTTGGTTCAAGATAGATGAACAAGTTTAAGAGGATAAATAGTTTTGTCAGCTATGGGGTTAATTAAAATTCAGGATAAATGTTCAGATGAATGGGTAAACAATTCCATGTTCAGGTTTTcccaaaattttttatttcgataaaaataaatgaataggAGTATTAATCCCTTTAGGGAGGCAAATTtgtgaagaatttttttttttttttcaaacccTGGGGGGGGTGAGGGTCGAAAGTATGCACTACGCGTCCCTCATATGCAGCGTTATGAACGAAGCATACATAACATTTTGGCACTGTGCCTCGAGCGCATGCCATTTTGTAAGCGCCCCCAATTTACTAAAGCTGTGCTTTACTTTTCCCCGGAAGGATAAGTAAAGTTATGCAGGGAAAGGggagtcgttttttttttttttttttgtattttattttgttcttttttttcttttttttatttttccctgtATTATTATAGCTTTTTATATCTCCccaaaaattttgaagaaaaagttgcaattttttatttttccttttgacattttattttctgaatTAAGAGAAAATTAGCCATTTTAGTAGTCCCCCCAATGTGCGCCATCGTTTATGAAgcgcggaaaaaaaagaaaaaaaactacaaagTTGCAGAAGCCAACGGGGAGCACTGAAGGGGATTAAGAGTAggatttttcatcattttaaaCATTCCCGCACCGTCAACCATTAGAACTGCGTAAGTTACGACTTGCGCAGGCAttcctttatcattttaaatggaaaaaaatgggatgaTGTGCAACCCCGGTGGATGCGCGTTTGATTCCTTAAACCCCGTAGGGAATTTGAaagttgttattttttttttttaaagtctattttttgaaatgcttttttttttctttttttttttgtctatgCTTCATACATTCGCCACATAACATGCATCCACTCGCATGAGCATTTTTATGGAAAAATTCGAAACGGTAAAGTAGGATGCATGCGTAGGGTTATGACGGTGATGTTAAGGTGGACAcattggaggaaaaaaacgttgCTAAAAGTTCTTTGTTCATATCACGCACAaggcaagaaaaagaaaaaaaaaaaaaggaaaaaaattacattatATAGTGTTACCTTATTTAACGCTACACAGCACATCGTAGCACAGCATCACACGCATGGGATCCCTTCGAATCAGATGTTCGATGGGTACATAAGTATGCGGACTCTATCTCCAAAGGCCTTAGGTGGGATATTGGTTTTGAATTTGGCACGAATCACTCCACTGTTTCCGTGTGTTCTGCATACCTTTCCCCATATGCACTGCGGAAGAGGTGGAACAAGGGTAGGGAGAGAGGGTGAATGGGGTGTAGAATTGGAGATGCATAGGATTACGATGCAGGCTGAGATGATCACGAGTGGAGCGACATAAGGTAGACATGGAAGGGTGCCCTTCGCTATCAGTTTTTCGCTCGCATACCTTAATCTTCACTCCGTCATGGTGCTTATTTGTCCTGTACACGTAGGCAACCCTCTTTCCCACATAGAATTGGGCATGCTTTTTCGTATGCACATTCCTTATAGAAATAAGGGCAAAGTTGGGGTCTTGGTTCCTTTGAGATCTGCAAATGGGAGGGCAAGGAGTGAGCGTTAAGGTATCTGTGCTAACATTCTGGATAGCACAGTGGCGGGAGACAGAGGGGCGTGCCGAATATGCgcattccctttttcgcATCACCCAACCACGACATTCATCAAGGGGGCACGTTTTCTGCTACATATACTGGTGCACTTTCTCTTTGGCACAGTCCAACATATCTCTGTTTTATTAGTGCGAACTATGTTGGTACGGagctttatatatatatatatatatatatatatatatatatatatatatatatatatatatttttcgtgtgAACTGCAGTTGTTCCGCTTCGTATGCACAGGCAACATCGCACAGCTGGCGCAATTCACAGGGTTAAAGGCACTATGGTCTGATCATTGATGGGGCCTGTTCATTTTGCATAGTTCCGTCACGTGCCATGATTTCCTTTTGATGAGGTGGATGGGCTGAGGAGTATAGCATTCGCTATGTTTTTGCAGTTGGCCGTTGCCTGTTGTGTGTGCCTACCTCTTGTATCCCAAGATAACTCCCTTCTCGTATAGTCGAACTGCATTAAGCTTCttcgtcgttttttttttcttccccaaaACTTTCTTTACAACTTTTTTGACGACCTTGGCgggttttttccctttgccgTTGGTAATTTGTTTCTTAGTTTTAGTTTTATCCATTTTCGGTTCGGGATTTTCGGTATAATGTATCAGTCAGCACGTTGCGTGATCgcgaaaacaaaaaataaggtaAATTACTTTATAATCCTCCGCGGCAaagcaaggaaaaaaaataactagTAGAGGAGCATAGGTCAAAATGCGCGTAACTCCA
Coding sequences:
- a CDS encoding coproporphyrinogen-III oxidase, putative — encoded protein: MKDEPSPNEKFRNCWENLLKLEQNNICSLFESLDTIKFREETWTKKNSKKKKIGSGITRILENGQVFEKCAVNYSCVYGTIDRETAKQMCVNQYNKEYINSKEICYTEDLNQVISRIINNGGLKIVREKYKYYASGLSIIAHPVNPNAPSIHMNFRFFQVFIKTGRKKKKNTPSANGTNTAYRNAGVAGSVSANTYPATNKGCQNGQIANVNAGAGSASTAKSHIDSNYRSLKHWFGGGCDLSPSYIFPELFIHFHHSFKVVCDKYNHLFYKYFKKWCDMYFRIRHRNMSRGIGGIFFDNLLDNTIKAKIKGKIKNGKARELQNISMNLSNINGNNVNANYNNSHTNKKLPSDERPCKCHSCNPIMDNSYRMIFLFVQECIINFRKSYLYILAQTIHCKYDDNMLNWQRVCRGRYTEFNLLYDRGTKFGLELNTYKTYKRKKESDKIENYASTFLKDEVFSEQNSDYFSDEHEKIDNVFSSLPLKCEFFYKYKIVKYSREHETLQVLKHPKRWVEY
- a CDS encoding 60S ribosomal protein L28, putative — encoded protein: MSNVSNALIWELTKKNNCFLKKNKSGRKGIFLCDSYNIKCKNTPSSSGLVKQNGVNLRLHKGKVVMCVKSTDQNTTTNKIYRTKNKGTAMKLIDEHTNLVSSKSKKQLIKKYKRMSKMYNCNKGNK
- a CDS encoding 60S ribosomal protein L35ae, putative, which encodes MDKTKTKKQITNGKGKKPAKVVKKVVKKVLGKKKKTTKKLNAVRLYEKGVILGYKRSQRNQDPNFALISIRNVHTKKHAQFYVGKRVAYVYRTNKHHDGVKIKCIWGKVCRTHGNSGVIRAKFKTNIPPKAFGDRVRILMYPSNI